The Bacillaceae bacterium IKA-2 DNA window TGAAACAATTAGTGACGTTGATATCGAATCCGTAGTAGAGTGACAATTTTAGCAAATTCTCATTGAGGACTTTTTCAGTTTTACCTATGAATTTTGATACTACATTTCTCATATTGTCGTACACAATCTCTGAATAAACGCCACCTAACATATCGAAGAAACGCACATGAGAATCCATAAAGACGTCTTGCTTTTGATTCTTATATAAATACGCCCATCTGAAATCAGCAGCTGGTGAAGATAGTACAGCTAGATGATAGGTATTGATCTCCCCGTTTATTTCTAACTTCACTTCGCCAAAATCATATTCAAGTCTTTGCCCTAAATCATATGATTGTTTAATAAAGCATTCCTTAGGTTTGTTTCTTTTTTCTCTGATTTTATTTGTAATAGTTGTATATCCAATATCAAACTTTTCATTGACTAGCATTTGGTGAATTTGCAAATTAGTCAGCTGTTGTTTATGTCGACCTAACTCTTTACACTTTTCAGATTCACTCTCTAGGATTTCGTCTAATCTGGTATCGATTTCTGCTGTGTACTTTCTTGGCTTTCTATTTTGAGCATTATACTTTGGTGCCTCGCATATTTTTTCTTGTACTTCTTGTACTTCTTTTTTATTAACGTCTAAGGCATTCAACAGAGTATTGTTCTTCTGGTACTCATTCCAATAGATTGCGACTGTTTTCCGATTGATGTTTAAAAGCTTGGCAGCTTTTCTATTGGATACACCTTGCTGCTTTAGTTTTATTATTGCATGTTTGTCCATTATCTCAATCACTCCATCCCACCCCTTTACTGCCATCATAACAGTAAGAGATTAGTGTTAAAGTACTGGACCGTTTTTCAATTGATATTATTCTATTAATGGGCCACTTTTAGAGTATCATAAACAGGATATAAGACAGTAGATAAATAACTCCAATTATGACTAAAATATTAATGGGTCTTATTTTGTTCACAGCACTAATTAGTAGAGGAGATAATATTATTAATATTGTATAAGTTTGTAGAAACCACCAGGCGCCATTATAAGAATTTGATAATAAAAAGAAGTTAAGAAGAAACTTTTCAATACTACCAGGAAACTTATCTCCATATCCTAGTAAAAATCCTAAAGCAACAAATAGAATTAAAATGATCCAAAAATTAATTAATAACTTTAAAATCCGTTTTAGATTTTTAACATTATTTGTTCTATCTACTTTATTGAATATAGTAAACAATCCATATCCACTTAGAAAGAGATAAATAGGTACACAGGCATCTCCAAATAATGCAAAATAATAAACTAATGGAACATCTTTAATCATTGGAAATGTTTCATACAATCCATTTACTTCTTTTCTAGCAAATAGATGCAACATAACCATAAATAAGATCGCAATCCCTTTGAGCATATTTGATTCGTTTTTACTTAGTTCCATACCTGTTCTTTAGCCCCTATCTTGATTTGGCTTAATACATCTTATTTTATAGTGGATTTAATCTAAATAACTTTCCCTTGTATGCTTTTATTTTCGTATCCTTTTGGATTTTTGGATTGCCAGAGCAATAAATCTCTACACATTTCAGTAAGTACCTTTTTGGCAATCCAATTTAGATCATTTTTTGCTTTAGTTGGATCTTCATAGCTGACAGCAATATCACCTGGTCTTCGTTCTACTACTTGATAAGGAATAGGTTTGCCCATCACCTTTTCAAATGTGCTAATCATCTCAAAAACACTATAGCCAACACCAGTTCCAAAATTATAGGCATTTATCCCAGAGGAATGAAGTCTTTCACGATGATCATATGACCGCCGCCTTGTTAGATCGGATCACTCACAAGGCACATCTGTTTTCAATGAACGGTGATAGTAATCGTCTAAAAGAAACCTATTCATACTAACAAGAGGGTGATCAACTTTTAAATGAGCGACAAGGTCAACTTTCGGGTTGACATTTACACCTATTTAGCCAGCCCCACCTGTCACTAAGATTGCCATTTTTCTGTTTCCTCCAATTCTTCACTAATCTTTATTTCAAATAATAAAAGGACACCTAATAAACTGCAAAGGGTTCGGTTGTTGGGGAGTAAAAATCGAACCGTACCATTTTTAGCAATATAGCTAGCGATTCTTAGACTGATGATTTAAAGCAAATTAATAAGGTTTTTTGAACAGAAGCAGACGATTTAGCACTAAAATTAGCAAGACCACATAAGTTTATGCGGTCTTGCTAATTTGGTTGCGAATTGAAGTGTTAAAAAGGACTTCAATTCTTTAAAAATGCTGGTATGGCAATAAAAAAGAAGTGCGAATTAGCGTCTAATAGTATTGTTATTTAATGTTTTCTCCCCGTGTACCAAACCCGTTAAATAAACTGAGCTGCTCTTTAAGAGATGCAATATCTTAGGTATGTACCACACAATATAAAATCACTTTTACCTAGTTTTTTTTCAGAGTTAATACATTAATTTCAGGTGGATTAAAAAACCGAAATTTCAAAAGCGGTATTGCATCACTGCTGCCTAAACCTGTACTAACGTATTGTTTAATATTTCGATATTCCCATAACCCTTTCACCCTGTCTTGCGGTGGAAACAATCCACCCCTATCATACCAAGGTTCTGGAACAAAAGGTGCTCCTAAAAACGGAAGTCGGATTTGCCCACCGTGGTAATGTCCTGCTAAGATTAAATCGTAGTCTCTTAAGATTAAATCCGCATTTGTAGCTATCATGTCTATATGTTGGTCTACAACAGGATAATGAGTAAGTGCAATTAGCAGGTCCTTTTCCTTAACTTTTTCTAGCAATAACATATCTTTGGATAGTGTTTTTTTATATAGAACATATTCTTTTTGTTCTTCTGTAATTTCCTTTTCTATTAAAGAAATATTTTTTAAAGGTTTTTTACTAGAGAATTCGAAATCAACAAAATGAACTTTTGCTTGACCTACTTCCACGGTATGTATCGATTCTAGTAATTTTACTCCCAATCGCTCCATTCCAACAATAAAATCAGACTTCTGAATTGGTTCACCGGGAGTAACTATATAACTTAAGGGATCAGAATTACCAGGAACAAATAAGGCAGTTTCTTTGTTCTCTATATCTTCAAGCAAGATGTAAAAAGGTTTATAACTACTGCTTTCTACGCTATCCAACATATCACCAGTGAACACAACTACATCATAATCAATAGAATTTATAACATTTAGAAGTCGACTTTGATTTTTTCCAAACACATTTTCATGTAAATCAGTTATCTGGAGAATAGTAAAACCCTCTAACTCCTCTGGTAGGTCATTAATAAATATGTCTTGTTCAACTACTGTTATGCGGTGATTACCCCAGATGGTGTAACCAACTAAAAATGTTATTAATAGCAAAAAAACAAGTATGTTCTTGGTAACTTTTTTCATTCTTTATTCTCCTAAATATGCACAATCCTTATTGGTTATTTAGTAAATCTCTTAAACTAAAACAAAACAACCCTTAATCTTCTTTGAGGTTACCGTTGTTTTAGGATT harbors:
- a CDS encoding metallophosphoesterase gives rise to the protein MKKVTKNILVFLLLITFLVGYTIWGNHRITVVEQDIFINDLPEELEGFTILQITDLHENVFGKNQSRLLNVINSIDYDVVVFTGDMLDSVESSSYKPFYILLEDIENKETALFVPGNSDPLSYIVTPGEPIQKSDFIVGMERLGVKLLESIHTVEVGQAKVHFVDFEFSSKKPLKNISLIEKEITEEQKEYVLYKKTLSKDMLLLEKVKEKDLLIALTHYPVVDQHIDMIATNADLILRDYDLILAGHYHGGQIRLPFLGAPFVPEPWYDRGGLFPPQDRVKGLWEYRNIKQYVSTGLGSSDAIPLLKFRFFNPPEINVLTLKKN
- a CDS encoding acyltransferase family protein — protein: MELSKNESNMLKGIAILFMVMLHLFARKEVNGLYETFPMIKDVPLVYYFALFGDACVPIYLFLSGYGLFTIFNKVDRTNNVKNLKRILKLLINFWIILILFVALGFLLGYGDKFPGSIEKFLLNFFLLSNSYNGAWWFLQTYTILIILSPLLISAVNKIRPINILVIIGVIYLLSYILFMIL